The sequence atgaaaaaaattacaaagcatCTCGAACAACTAGAGGAGCTATATCATCAGGAGTGAACCTAAACCAAACCTGTCGCTCAGTGCCTAACTTAGCACGTTTGGCAAGAAAATGGGCAATAGAGTTGCCTAAGCGTTTCACATGGGTAAAGGTATAAACCCGAAAACCAGAAGTATAAAACAAAACATCTTGGATTACATGGCCATACTCTGGATGAGAGACGTCCCTGGCCAACAGTGATTTGATAATTATCTTAGCATCGCCTTCGAACACCAAATCAGAAATGTTTAGCTCCCTCGCAAATGTCAAAGCTCTTCGGTATGCTAAGGCTTCAACAATTTCTGCACATGTGGGAACTAGGATATCTTCAGCCATTGCTCCTATCACTCGACCACAACAATCTCGGATCACAACTCCTAGTCCAGCAGCCTCCTGTTTAGAAAAGACAGCCATATCAAAATTTACCTTGAGATATGGGGATGTAGGAGGGATCCACCTGGAAACTCTCAAGCTTTCTGAACCTCACCTTCTATCCAATACCTGAGCTGATTTGAAATCCACTTGCAGAATCTCAACCTTGGCTCGGATCGTTGGCTCGAATCAGTTGGTACTCCATGACAGCTTTGCCCTGTCGTGTAGCATTTCTTTTATCCCAGATTAACCACAAGATTGTTGCTAAAAGGTCTACATCAATTTGATCCCTTCTCATCAACATTGCTGTCCAAAAATCCGTAAAGAGAATGAAGCTTTTACTCAACAACTTCTTGAGCTCATCATCAAGTTCCCCTATTACAAACAATCTCCGACAGCCCCATAGAGCATGGATAGTGTCTTCACCATTAGATTTACAATTTGGATAACAAGCGTACCTAACCACACCTCTAAGCAGCAGGTTGCACAGAGTTGGTAAGGCCTCACCAGCTACTCTCCAAATCGTGTGCTTCACCTTGTAAGGAACCTGCAGATGCCATATCCCCTTCCATAGGTTGATCGAGTGGTGCATTCGCCATGTTTTGAAGGTAAACACACCTGTTTGTCCTGCGATTCATAGAGACTAAGAGGTATCCCTTTTATAATCTTTGCTTCATGAGGCAGAAAGTTATTGTCAATTAACTCTACATTCCACTCATGCTTGTCATGATTTATGAGATCATATACCTTTGAAACATTGCCTAAACCCGAGAGAGGAGATATGACTTTTGACCCCAAGACCTGTGGAAGCCATCTGTCACTTCTGACCTAAATGTACTAGCCATTCCCAACTCTCCACACCCTTCCCACTTCAATGACATGTTTTGCTTGTATGATTCTCTTCCAAGCATAGGAGCCTTTATTAGAGGACTCACGATCCATTATTGAGCAGTTAGGGAAAAACTTAGCCTTGAATACTTTATGGAAAAGGCAACTGTCATTTTTCTCAAGACGCCATAATTGCTTGGCCAATAGCGAATCTTGAACTTACTCAACTCTCTAAACCCCATACCTCCCTCATCTTTGGGTCGACACATCTTCTCCCAACTAACCCAGTATATCTTCCTTTGCTCACCTCTATAccccccaccaaaattttctaataagAGTTTCTATTTCTTTAATCAGCCATTTTGGTAACTTAAAGCAGGACATTGTGTAAGTGGGGATCGCTTGAATGATAGCCTTGACCAGAATTTCGCACATCACTTGTGATAACTTCTCTTTCCAACCCATTAATTTTTTCCGTGTTCTTTCTTTAATTATGTTGaatgactttttcttttctctcccaaCCAATGAGGGTAAACCCAAGTATTGCTCATATCTTTGGGTTGAAGGAATACCCAAGAAAGTAGTTACCGCTTCTTGAGTTCGTTGATGTGTATTCGAATTCGCCGTGGGTTGCCAAGCCCATGGCAATTCCAACTTATGCAGTTCATGTTGAACTTCAAGGTTGAAGGGCAGTTATCACCGATGGATTGGATGGTATAAGAGATCGATTGTGTCAAGCCATGACATTGCAATTAATAAGCCAACCCTGCCACCAAAGACATTTGCCTTAACTTAGGCTTTACTACATTACTTTATCTAAAAATGGAGTGACCCTTGTAAGCTAGAAAGAACTTTGAAagtgttgatgctcattttttaaaagtcCAGCAGcgggaagaagcccaacaatatgggcaaaaaaagaaaaaagaaaaaaaaaaagagatggtggGTTGATAGGAAAGAACCATTAATGataggaataatggatcataggcccataaaataaataaatgggtcttgagaaaagcaaatgggcctaGAGGAGCCCAAAGGAGGAAGTAATAAACCCATGGACATTAAGTAACGAAGAAGAGCAAGAATAAGTCACAGTAGGCCCGgagtaatgaagtaagaaagaaagaggttGATGGAAAAGCCCATGATCCCCAATGATGAAGGATAAAGCAAtcgggccaaggaagcccaaaagagttAGCAAAGTGCCCATGGGAATGTAGAATCAGGAAATGGACCAAGGATGTCCAAGGAAAACAAATGGaccaaggatgcccaaggaaaacaaatgggccaaggatgcccaaataGAAAGAAACGGCACAAAAGAGCCCACAAGAAAACGGGCTGAGAAAAAGCCCAAAAGTGGAATGAATGACCATACGAAGtcattgaaagaaaaatgagcaacAGGCTTAAAAAGACCCAGTGAACACGGGTCAAATAACACCGTGGCAAGAATAGTAGAGTGGTATGACAGGAATGACAATAGGACTACGGGTGGAACAAGGAATGGACTAAAAGGAAGAAAACCCAAGCAAAGCCCAGCCCTTGAAAAAAAGCAGGccaataaagaatgaaagacCAAAAGACATTTCACGCCATAAGAGGTCAAGGATGGGCGGCAAAATGCACAGACGAGCCCTAGACCAAGGCAAATGCATGAGCAACGGACAGGTTTTGGACGTACATAGGAAGTGGAGCACGCGCAAGACCCAGACACTACCAGCCTGTACCTAGCCAATATAGGAATGGTGGGTCATGAgttagaggtaagagagggtatggtctggtGGTAGGGAGAAGGGGAAGCCTATTCTAGAGTTCCCGTTCaagctcttttgggggaaatgtcctgctgggatgatgTATTACCCAAAAGAGGAAGGATGAGTtagaaccactaggtgcatgccatgagagATAGGAAGAGAGAACACCTACACCGTAGCAGATGAAAATGTCATAGTgagcaaataaacaaaataacctTCTTTGTCTAGTAATGGGGAATGGCATagccagcacaggtaagtggtggtggctggggcACTGACAAACCAATGGTGGTCGGCAAGGACACCCAGACCAGAAAAAGGTTGTTAGGgggtaaaattgtaaaaaatagtCGCGACAAGCAGTATATAAAGGGCCTTTGCCGTGCATAGTAGGGGGATCGAAAAAAAGGGTAGTAGTCACCATAAGAGTGATCACCATCACATTGCATgagaaaacacaaaaagaaagaaagaaaacaaaaggaaaaaattgagatagtaaaacaaaggaaaagaaatagagagtTAGGAAGAAAGCAAGAGAGAGTAGAATggcaggcatgcaccaataagttttctttccttctctccCTTTCAAAGCCTACTCTCtgctaaagaaaaagaatctatTTAGGCACAAGCCATTCAAGTCCATTTCCTTAAAGTGAGTAATTTCTACGGCAGGATCCTCCTGCAAGGTTACTCACATTGAGGAAATGGTTCCCTCCTTGGCCATAGTCCCGTGACAAAACTGAATGTGGCAAACGAATCTTCTTCTTTGACTTTACCAATCATTGCTATCATTTCTCCACAAGTCTTTATTATTACATTTACaacttattcttttcttttactttaatGAAAGATTGTTTACTTAATTTGCCTAACAGTAATATATCCCACTTATCATTGTTTTTGTTGCACCCATCTGCCATAACTTTTTCTGCGGCAACCTCGCTTGCCATGGGTATGTGACTAAAGTTTCGGCAAACGGGGCATAGTTTATGCAAAAGCTAGACCAAAGTGAGTTACAGTTGGGCCGGTCTCAATTCTCTTATCCAGAACACTTGGCCCATACAGCAGGAGGCAGTCCTGCCCGAAATCACAAAAAGACCCATCACAGAAAGGAACAAAGCACACTAGACTAGAATATTTGGGAACAAAGATTGTATAATATAATAATGCTTACAAACAATTAGAACTAAATAGTCCCTcccctatttttatttttatagaaatagAATGGTCTTTATTGTCTAGAAGTTAGTTACAAATACATTAAGATAAGGTTGTGAGagttaaaaaatgtatattccAGTTCCAGCCATCACACATATATGCAAAGGATAATTCTtgatataacaataaaaagaCAAATGGAGATGgtactatatatttatatgtggAATTTTCTATAGAAATTAATTTCAGGGGACATTAAAAAAGCACAAAACTACTACTACTTAAGACTTCATATTTGACCattgcacacccttggtgcgatgatcattttacaagtataagtgtttgtggggtgtggggggtaagggttGGAGTTTAAGTCTCTAGAAAGAgctttacacatatatacacttagattaggctagagtagaatttatatcatgtaaaaaaaaaaaaagacttgataTCTGAATCTTATATGAATTAACTAACCGTTAGGTATGATGGTCATTTTATAgatataagtacttgtggggtgtagaGAGTAAGAGTTGGAGTTCAAGTTTCCAAGAGGAGCTATACATACATATaaacttagattaggctagagtagaatttctatcatatattaaaagaaaaagacttgATATCTAAATTTGATATGAATTAACTAACCGAGACTTCAATGGGAACGCTTATTGGTTCATTTAGAAGTTAGAAGTTATGCTTTGTTTTAGGACCAAAGAAACAGATAGAGTAACGTAATTAGTTGGCTAAATTATCATTAAGTGTGAATGAGTGGAGCttttggtaaaataaaattcctCCCAAGTTATGGAAGATTGTCCAAGCTAATGTATTATAAATTGCTATTACTAtaaaccaccccccccccccaaaaaaagagtAGGAAAGGATTTTCAATAAGTATTAGCTATAAGAATTAAGGGTAATTTTTGGGCGGGCTAGGAGGGCAGTTGTCCCCTGCTCGACCCCCAAGCTCTACCCTTGGTTTAAATGTAATATTGCATATCCACTAGTTTTATTGCATAAAACATAACTAACCGTTTATAATGTTCTTATTAAAGCAAGTTAGAGCAATATAAGCTTTTAAATCGTGTAATgaccttccctttttttttaaattttaaaattcccTTACCTCATAGCAGAAGAAACAAGAGCTTAAATTTTGAAGGAGCTCAAACCTGATCCTCACATTACCCAATTCAATTTGGGATCTGCTGAAAGCTTATCTGGTGGCCAAGTTTTAAAGGCTTCAAGTcattaacaataacaaaattttgtgAGATTAAGGTACAAGCCAAGGCCATTTCTCAACTTTTTTATGGTGATGAATACTAATTTTTTGATTTGAAATAATTCGTAACAGTTATTTCATGGATTTTTGGATGTTCAACATTTCCCTTTTTGGTTTGCATGAAACTACTAAGAAGGATGTGAAGATACTATATATTAACAAGAGTGGGAATCTTTGTCTTTCATGTATTAGATTAGATGCCTCACCTGTACTCAGTTTGAGGGCTAGAGGCCACAAATGATCAGTGAGTCAGTTCCGCGGTGAAATAAATATAACGATCATAAGGGTGAACACAACCTAAACTTGATTGACCCCAAGGCACCATAGGCTAAATCGTCTAGTACTTGGGATGATGTTGTTTTGGTAAGGTTTAATACATGTTCAAGCATTCATAGCATAAAGTAGAATATAAAAAATGGGATAGATAATTTGTATTCTATGTTTATAATCGACGTTGTTGAAGCTGGAatgattataatttataagcaTACATTATTTTCAACATAACGTACTTATTCTTTAAACAATCAAGAACTCAACCTAAACTCTACTTGTTGATACATAACGCATGACAAAAGCTCATGAAACTCGCGTACATATTGATACATAGAAATAGACTTGTGCTTATGTAGCTTTCCATGAAGAAAGTGGTGGGGTTTCAGAATCCTTCCAAGTTGGAATATCTTTCGAATATCTGTCGCCCTTCACGACATCGTCAGCAGCAAATGATTCAAGTTCAACCATTTCTTCTGGTGTTAGTTTCACAGACAGAGCTCCAATGTTTTGGTTAAAGTTTTCAATCTTGGTAGTTCCAGGTATGGGGCACACGTCCTTCCCTTGGTGATGAACCCAAGCCAGTGCTAGTTGTGATGGGGTGCATCCCTTCCTTGCTGCCATTTCATTAATACGCTCAAATATGGCTTTGTTATGCTCCAGATTTTCAGGTTGGAACCTGGGTAGGAACTGCAAGTAGCAACTACATATATTAGCTAGCATCAGGACTGAATCATGAAACAACAACGGAGACTTTCATGGAGGAAGGGTCACTACTCATTCTGTCATTCATAAAGCCAATGATAATTACACATTAAAATACTTATTGTTATCAGCTTCAAGACTTCATCTCTAAAAACAATTTTGAGGTAGCACAATTTATAAAGGCAATGATGAatatgaagttttaaaaaattccatAACACATCTATTTAGGTCTGTAGGCATCCACAGCTGTTATTCCCTGGCTTAATGATGAGGACAGCATACCTTATAAgattggatttcttatgtagtTGGATTAGTTCATAGATCATTCCTATGAACTTGCTAGAAAATGTGAGTTAGCTTCTAGATCCCTGTTTGTGAGGTATCCTAAAATCCAAAGTGTCACCACCAGTCCTCTATCTTCAAGTAGCAAGCGTCAATTCACCTTACCCCCTAGGCCTCAACTCACCTTACCCCCTCCTATGCCCAACACAATTAGTGCACCATTAGCTAGGGatgataaaggaaaaaaagtggTGAGTGAATCATCAAAAATTGGTTCCCACCTAGAATGCTTTACATGGCAAGGCTTTGGTCATATTGCTGCCAAATGCCCAACTAAGGCCCTTATCCTTTATgaagaggagaaagagaatAAAGAGGACGATATAGAAGAAGTGTATGAACCCAACATGGCTAAAATCAATGTCAGAGATGATTAACGCATGGAAAACCTTAAACTTGGTTGCATTCAAATGATACCAACTCACAACCCATGAGAGTGATCTAGAAAAGACAGAGTGAGGAATCCATTTCCCATGTCAACCAATATGCATGTGAAAGTCCCAAAactgaaagcatgattccattTGAAGTAAAGTCTAGGAAGCCTTTAGGTACTCTCCCATTTCATCCCATGATAGGGCACTTGAGTCAATAGGAACATATAAGCATCATGAGGTAACTAAACAATTTCCAGAAAATGAAAATCCCTATAAAATTCATGCTAGTTCAGATTACATGAAATTTCAAGCACGGGATTTCATCATGGTTCCAAGTAAGCAATTGCAAGCTTGTAGTACTAAATCAGTCAAAATGTTGAAAGATGTTGGACCAAATGCATATATTG comes from Castanea sativa cultivar Marrone di Chiusa Pesio chromosome 3, ASM4071231v1 and encodes:
- the LOC142629195 gene encoding uncharacterized protein LOC142629195 → MAVFSKQEAAGLGVVIRDCCGRVIGAMAEDILVPTCAEIVEALAYRRALTFARELNISDLVFEGDAKIIIKSLLARDVSHPEYGHVIQDVLFYTSGFRVYTFTHVKRLGNSIAHFLAKRAKLGTERQVWFRFTPDDIAPLVVRDAL